AGAACGTTGACGAAGGTTATCAAAAAAAGGCGTTGCATCGGCGTCACCCGCGTAACTATGCATGTCATAAGCAGGCCAGCTTTCTAGCAGAATGAGGATGATGTTCGCCTGCTTGAGCCCATCCAGTTTCGCGGGTTGCGGTACCTCTATTGCTTGTTGCCAAGTGGCGAGCTGTTCCGGCGTCGGATCGCGGGTGATCTTTTTGATCGCAGCTCGGTCACCGTTAGCGAGGTAGTAAGTGATGCTATATGGCGCGCTCCAAGCAAGAAAGGCTTGTTCACTATTACCAATATTGTAAGCGCGCATCGGCGTTTGCGGTGCATCTCCCCAGCCGCCGCGGACCAAACTCACCGTGATCAATAGCCACAACACCGCAAACGCTGTGTTGCTATACCAAGGCGTATCACGTCGGTCAGAGAGAGTCAGGTATTTGCTCGCCATCATCAGACAAATGAGTAGCCAAAAGGTGCCAATCAGCATCGTCGCCCAATAGCTTTTCAGTGCTGTGACCAACAGTTCGCTTTCCATCCCTTGCGCGGTAAACAGCTCGAAGGTGACATGCTTACTGGCGTCTTTCGCGTATATCGCATCAGAAAAGCTGGTACCCACAATCCAAGCAATCGCTAAGCAAAGCAACACGCGCAATAGCAGACGTAGATCACGTTTAAGCGGCATTAACACTAGGTTGGTGAGGAAAATCGGTGCACTCAGCATGGCCGCGATGGTCGCGTCAAAACGTAGACCATAGAGCAACGCTTCAAGCCCTGAGCCGGAGAGGAGATCGACAGGAAGTTGAGAAAACGTCATTAATGCTAAGCATTTACTCGTGAGTGCGACAGCAAAGAGAAGCAAAAAAGAACAAAGTGTATTGCGAATTAACATGGAAAATAGTGCGGGGTGATGAGTTAAATGGAAAACGATAACTATACCGTAACCAAGGCTCAAGCCGCAGTACTATCTTGGCTTTCATTTTGGGAATCAGAGCTGGCTCAGAGATTGGCCACTATCTCAAATCCGTATTTTCCAGCCAAGGGCATGAAATTGCCGGAAAACTCCTGCCCTTGGGATTGACCATAGCAGAAGTTTTCTGAGTCAAATGCTTTTAATGGGTTATCAGCGCTAAGCCATCAAAGCAGGTCTAGGTGAAAGGTGGCATTTAACTCATAGCCATCTATTTCACCATCGTCGATATTGTAGCGCGTGTAACTGGCACCGATAGAGAAGTAGTCGCTGATGAAGTAGTCAAAACCGACACCAAACATCGCATCGGTACCGTCATCGCTAGAGGTTAGGCTAAGGTACTTCGCGTCAGTATCCCATTGATGCAGGCCCGCACGCGCATAGATATCGACCATAGGTAGGGTAAAGGTTGGTTTGATGGCGACAAACTTGGTGCTGGTGTCCACGGTCGTGCCACTGTTTTCGCCCTGCCCCAAGTTCATGTAACCGGCTTCGACATCAAGAAAAGGCAAAATGCCGCTGCCGATACGCACCCCATAAAGGAAGTCATTACCAAAGTTTTCACCGTAATGAGCACTGCCGCCAGTCACGCCGCCATAAAGGATCGAGTCTGCGTTTGCAGCCATCGAAGTACTAGCCAAAAGCGTTAAAATAAGGATTTTTTGTTTCACGATTCACACCTCTTAAGTCGTGATTGTTAGAAAGTCAAAACCAATATCTCCATCGATAGATGGTATATCAATATTGGATTTTTATATGAATGCAGTTTATATGCCACTTCAGTGTTTGAGCTTTGAGTTAATGGTCTGCCATGAAGAGGATATCGTTCACGACGAGAGCATCGCTATCGGCAGATGCGGCGAGGTTGGATATGGGTTGATAGTAGTGTGTCAGCCAGTGAGAGAAACCCACTAACTGACACGGGAGTACTTTAGTTGTTTATGCTTAAAAATAATGGAATATCGGTGGTTGGTGCATCAAGAAGTTTTGATGAGAAATGTTCCACGCATAGGCGCCCGCTAAGGTAAACACAACATAGTCACCAATATCGACGTGGGCGACGTGTTGCTTGCGTGCCAGCACATCTTTGGGCGTACAAAGCTGGCCGACAAAGGTCGCTTGCGTATGCTGAATTGGGTGAGAAACCTCGTTGTGTTGTTCATTTTTTAGGATGACCAATGGATGATCATGGTTCTGCGCCGCTGGCGTGCGGAAATGGTGGGTTCCCCCGCGCGCGATAACAAAGTTTTCGCCAAGATTTTGCTTAATATCCAGCACTTCCATCACGTAATAACCGCATGCCGCTGTGATGAACCGTCCGCACTCAAAACGCAGTCTCCAGTCTTGCACTTGCTCTTTGGCAATCAGGAACTCCAGCTTGTCGCAAAACGTCATCCACGGAAAGTGTTGCTTAGGGTTTTGGTAGTTGATGCCCATGCCGCCGCCTAAGTTGATCATCAGCTTACTGAGATCGAACTCCTTTCGCCACGCTTTGACGACTTGAAAATAGCGCTGCATTAACGCTAAGTGACGTTCAACATCGAGCTGATGCGACATCAAGTGAAAATGGAAGCCTTTCAGCGACACTTGCGGGAAATCGCGCAGCAACATCAAAGCATTGCCCAGTTCGGACTCATCCAAACCAAACGGGGTCGGCTTGCCACCCATCGCTAACTTGCTGAGCGTGATGTCGCCAATATCAATGTTCATACGCAAAAAGATCGAAGCTGGGCGGTTGAGACGCTCGGTGAGCGTGCCAATGCGTTGTAGCTCGGTGAGGCTTTCGACGTGAATGGCATCGACATCAAGCTCAATCGCTTGTTGCAATTCACTTGGCATTTTCCCTGGGCCGCCGAAGATCAATGGCTTATCGAGTTGTTGCTGGTGGAGATGCGCCAACTCCCCGCCAGATGCCGCTTCAAAACCATCGACATACGGCGCGAGCGTTTTGAGAATTGGGCCCGATGGATTGGCTTTGGCCGCGTAAAATAGCTCGACGTTTTTCGGCAAAACGTGACGCAGTTGTTTGATGTGTTCTTCTAGGGCGTTTAGGTCATACAAGTAGGCGCACAAGGGTTGATCTTGCTGCTGTGCGAGCGTGTGAATTTGCTGGCTAACACGGGTCGGTAGAGAAAGTGAATTAGACATGTTGCGCTCCTTTTTCGCGTTGTTGCCAAGGTGCGGCGACTTGGCTATAGCCCGACTCTTTATCGGCTTTTTGCATCAAACGCGTGGTGAAATTGTTTTTGCTCGGAAAGTGACCGCCATTTAGCAACGCTTCTAGTTCCGGCTCTTTTCCATTCACTGACTGCCAGCGCACAATGGCACGTTGCACCGCATTCCACAGCGTTTGCTCTAGTGGCTCGTCACCTTCTGCGATGAAGAAAATCGCTTCGCTGATGTTGTTGATAAAGGTGCAGTATCCGATGCGATTCCAGCCTTGTTCACGACTGTAATAAACCGATTGTCGCGCGCGTTCTGACAGTTTGTTTAAGCTATCTTCTGGCCAAAACTCCGGCAGTAACTTGGTGCCTTCCAAATCACGAATCCAAACACAACACGGCATCTCTTGCTCAAAGCCAATCAAGGTATTTTGCAGATGTGGCTCAAACGCCACTCCGTGTTTGAAGTAGTAGTTAAACACACCCGGAATTAGGCAATGCAAATAGCGTTCAAACCACAGTGTTGCCATGTCGCAATAGCGATTTTGCGTTGTACGTGCTTTGCTTTTCAGGCGTTGAGCAATGCAACTGTTGCCGTTTCTGTCGTAGGCAAACAGAGCGCCAGCGAGGGTTGGCTTTAGGATGTCGACTTCGCTCAGCGAGAAGTTTTCGCGATACAAAATCCCAAACGACTCGCGCGCCTTGGTGTTGTCGTTCCCATGGCGCTCGGCGACCCTTTCAAGATTCAACGTGGTGGCGTAAGGCTCGGTCATCACTTTAAATACGGGGTTGTGCAGCTGTTCGTTTTCTCGAATCGGTTTGAGAATCGACGTAAGTTGCACGGCGCTGTCGAGTTCGTACCAAGCGTTTTTGCGCACGCAATTGGTTAATCGTACGTTGATGGAGAATTTCGCAAACCAGTCCATCTCTGGGTGATAGAGGGTACGAACTGAAGAGGTCGGCTGCATCTTTTCACCACCTAAACCCAGTGGCGTGATCTTGCCTTGTTCAATGGCACGCTTCACGCTTGGGTTGCTCAAAATGGTGTAGCTTTCCCAAGGGTGGTTGCGGTAAATCGACACTCTTAAAAACCTTGGTACGTATTAACAAACCGGCGTCCGGGCAAGTGTTGTATGACGGCAAGCCGCTAAGCAGCTACGGCGATAAACGCTTGGCACGTTCTCTGTCCTTACTGCCACAAATTCTGGTCAGCCCTGAAGGTATTACAGTGAGAAAGCTGGTCGAATATGGTCGCTCGCCTTATCTTTCTCATTGGGGCCGATTAAGCGAGCAAGACAAAGCCTTGGTCGAGCAAGCAATGCAAGATACCGGCGTGATTGAGTTTGCGGATAAGCCAGTTGAATCGCTGTCGGGCGGTCAAAGGCAAAGAGCGTGGATCGCGATGGTGATGGCGCAAGATACCGATGTGGTGATGCTGGACGAGCCAACCACTTATCTGGATCTCTCTCACCAAGTTGAACTGATGAAGCTGATGCGGAAGATGAATGACAAAGGCAAAACCGTGGTGGTGGTGCTGCACGATCTAAACCAAGCGTGCCGTTACTGCGATCATTTGGTGGTGTTAGAAAAAGGCCGGTTGGTCACGCAGGGAACGCCGCAAGAGGTACTCACAGAAGGGATGTTGGCCTCGGTTTTCGAAGTACAAGCGAGGATATTCAACGACCCAGTAGCGGGCTCTCCAATGTGCGTGATTGGGTAGTTTTATCTAACGCTCAATTTAGCCTTTTGGTTGGCTCAGCGCAGCCTATCAGTTTAAAGCGGATGGAGCGGCGTTTGAGCAACGCTTTAAGCGCTTTGTTGTGGCGAAAAGTAGCCGTAAAGCACTGTTAAATCGTTTGAGTGATTTACTCTAAACCATGAGGTTATAGACAGGTCAAACAGTTTTAGCAAAACGTTGGTAAACAAGAACTGGCTAAAGCAGCGACTTTGCGTGCATTGAGCTTGCCCATAGTGTTCTCCTGATCATGGAAAGTTACTCACCATTTAAGGGCATGCTAGATCAATCCTACTCACCACTAAACTCACCAGTTGGTTGAAAACAGAGGCAAAGACCTGAAATCTCCTGAAAACAAAAAAGCCTCTATTTACAGGGGCTTGGTAAGATTAAGTAAGCTCAAAGAGACTCAAAAAACCTTATTCGATGTTTTGGATCTGCTCATTGAGCAGCGGCCTAGACCCTAACAAACTCAATGATTTACCGAAAAGAAACCGTTCAAAAATGCCTGCTTGCCCACCAAACTGCCCACCACTTGCCTATGGCTTTTACTAAATCTTAGTGGTGCTCGAAGCTAAAACTACGGAAAAACAGTGCCGTTTTTATGCTGCTGTTAGAGCTAAAACATAGCAGTTTTGAAGGGCTTTATCGAGTAATTTTTTCAACACCTCATTTGATAATGGACACAATAATATCCACTTTGGGTTTTATTTCGCTATAATGGATATGATTGTATCCATTTGGCCTTTTCGGATGAAATTTACCTTACTTGATGATACCGATGTAAGCCAAGCCTATGCGGCTTATTTACGTGAGTTACGAAAGCAGGCAAAGCTGTCACGAGCGGCGCTTGCTGAGCGCAGCTGTGTACCTGCGGCCACCATTAAAAAGTTTGAGCTGACCGGGCAAATTTCATTTCGCCAATTGCTGTTGCTATGGCAGACCCTCGATTCATTGGATAGGCTTTATCAGCTCACGCAACCTAGCAAAGAACGCGCTGCTATGCCCACGAGTATTGATGAGGTGCTAAAAGATGAGTTTTAAACCCATTCAAAAACTCGCCGTGACTCGCACGTTAAGCTCAGGTGAGCAGGTTGCAGTAGGTGTCTTGGCGCAGAATCGCCACGGTGTTTTTTTTCAGTATGCAGACAGCTATTTGCAACAGTTTGGCAATTTATCACCGTTTACTTTGCAAGCGAACACGCAAGTTCAAGCCGCACCTAAAGCGCCGCACCAAGGTGTACATGGCGTATTTGGAGATTGTTTACCCGATGGCTGGGGCATGCTGTTACAAGATCGTATTTTCCGGCAAAAGGGCATCCTGCCTAATCAATTAACGGCGATGGATAGGCTGGCCTTTGTCGGTGATAAAGGTATGGGAGCATTGTCTTTTTCTCCCGTGTCTGAGTTTTCAGCCGCCACGCACGCGGATATTGATTTAGCAACGTTAGGCTTAGAAGCACAAACGCTGTTCGATTCTTCGATGTCAGATTATATAGATGATAATCACGATGAGTTAGATGGGCATACGCAACAGGTGTTGGCCGCATTAGTCGCCGGAGGCAGTTCTGGTGGGGCAAGGCCTAAGGCACAAATTTATATGCCTGCTGGGGAAACTCAGCATTGTCGAACCTTCGCTCAGCTTGGAGATGAGGCTTGGCTGGTGAAGTTTACCTCTAAAAATCTCGCGCTCGGCCATGAAGAAGGTTTGTGCGAGGCAGTTTATTTACAAATGGCAGAACTTGCGAAGTGTCAACCGCCGCAATGGCAACTCATTGAAGCACCACCTACCAGCGGTGCGTCTGCTTGGTTGGCGCTTAAGCGTTTTGATTATGTCACTGAACAGGCCGACTTAGGCAGAAAGCGCAGTGCAGGTCGATTGCATATGCACAGCGCTTGCGGGCTACTGGATGCAGACTTTCGAACGCCTAGTTTAGATTACATTGATTTGATTAAAGCCAGCCGTCAGTTGTGTAAATCGCCAGCGGCTGGACAGCTGCAATTTCGCCGTGCCGTTTTTAACCTGCTGTCGTCTAATCAAGACGACCACAGTAAAAACTGGGCGTTTTTGCAAGCAGATGACGGTCAATGGGATCCTGCCCCTTTTTACGATGTTACCTACAGCCCACATCCATTCAACGAACACGCCACTGCGTTCGGAGGTTATGGCAAAGCGCCACCGCTTAAGGTGATGCAAAAACTTGCTACCAGTGCTGGCTTTGCGAATTGGCATGATGCAAGGCAAGTCATTGAAGAAGTCGCAGAAGCCATCAGCCAATTTACGTATCTGGCACAGCAGCAAGGGATCAGTAAAACAACAGTGTCTGCGATTGCTAAGACATTGGATCAGCGCAAACAGGAAAATGCAGCGCTTTTTCAATGAAAGTAAAACAAACTTTTCAATTCAAAATAAATACATAACAAGGTCATCGTGAGCGAATATCAATACTATAAATTTGAGCGTCTGGATGGGTATTTAGATGCTAAAGCACGTCAAGCACTCAGGGCCATTTCAAGCCGTGCCGAGATCAGCGCTACGTCCTTTCAGGTGTATTACACCTACAGTGACTTAAAGGCAGAGCCTTTTGAGCTGATGTTAAAATACTTTGATATCGGTTTTTATTATGCCGATTGGGGCTCAATCGATGCCTACATCAAGCTACCAGCAGGAACGCTCCCTGAAGCTTTACTTTGCTTTTCAAGTGATGGGCTTCATATTCACGAAAACGATGAGTGGCAGTTGCTGATTTTTTCCCTTGAGGAGTATGACGAATATTTTGACGATGAGCATGCCGACCAATTTTTCCAGCATTTAGCCGCTTTACGCAGCGGGTTAATGCAAGGGGATTGGCGCCTTGTGTACTTCATGTGGCTCAAAGCGTTTGATTTTAATGATGACGTTGAGCGAGTGCCGTTAATTCAATTCGATTTTGAGTACCTCAGTGAAGTGGAGCAGGCGTTTGCGGCACTCTATGATATTCCCTTAGCCTTAGTTAAGGCACTCGCCATGGTGCTGAACGCACAACCCAGTCACCAAGCCAAACAAACCCAGTTTCAGTTTGATACATGGCTCCATAGTCTCTCAGAGGCAGAGAAAGACACGCTATTGCGCGCACTGTTTGAGCAAGGCCAGCTAACCCGACACCAAGCCTTAGCGCTGACGCGAAAAGAACCCGCTAACACAGACGAAATCTACCAGTATTGGTTAACCCCCGAGGTAATTTCTCCTTTTATTGAGCAAGCGCAAAGCCAATTACAGCAAGAGCAAGCCGCAGCACTCGCAAAGAAAATGGCTATTGAAAAAGCAGAAAAAGAAAAAGCGTTGACGGATGTTTACAATCGGCGTGAGCACTACTGGCAGCAAGCACAAGAGCAAGCGGATCGCACTTGCGCCAGTGGTTACGATGCGGCATCACGCTATTTGCATCAGCTGTTTGAGGCCTATCAGTTCAAAGCGGATGAAGCAGTGTTTGAACAACGCTTTGAGCGCTTTGTTGTGGCGAATAATAGCCGTAAAGCGCTGTTAAATCGTCTCAAAAGTCGACTTTTATAGGGCGTTCCGTTACGCCCCTTTGCGTAGCACAAACATGTGGT
This Vibrio navarrensis DNA region includes the following protein-coding sequences:
- a CDS encoding outer membrane beta-barrel protein, producing the protein MKQKILILTLLASTSMAANADSILYGGVTGGSAHYGENFGNDFLYGVRIGSGILPFLDVEAGYMNLGQGENSGTTVDTSTKFVAIKPTFTLPMVDIYARAGLHQWDTDAKYLSLTSSDDGTDAMFGVGFDYFISDYFSIGASYTRYNIDDGEIDGYELNATFHLDLL
- a CDS encoding type III PLP-dependent enzyme yields the protein MSNSLSLPTRVSQQIHTLAQQQDQPLCAYLYDLNALEEHIKQLRHVLPKNVELFYAAKANPSGPILKTLAPYVDGFEAASGGELAHLHQQQLDKPLIFGGPGKMPSELQQAIELDVDAIHVESLTELQRIGTLTERLNRPASIFLRMNIDIGDITLSKLAMGGKPTPFGLDESELGNALMLLRDFPQVSLKGFHFHLMSHQLDVERHLALMQRYFQVVKAWRKEFDLSKLMINLGGGMGINYQNPKQHFPWMTFCDKLEFLIAKEQVQDWRLRFECGRFITAACGYYVMEVLDIKQNLGENFVIARGGTHHFRTPAAQNHDHPLVILKNEQHNEVSHPIQHTQATFVGQLCTPKDVLARKQHVAHVDIGDYVVFTLAGAYAWNISHQNFLMHQPPIFHYF
- a CDS encoding helix-turn-helix domain-containing protein; the encoded protein is MKFTLLDDTDVSQAYAAYLRELRKQAKLSRAALAERSCVPAATIKKFELTGQISFRQLLLLWQTLDSLDRLYQLTQPSKERAAMPTSIDEVLKDEF
- a CDS encoding type II toxin-antitoxin system HipA family toxin, which codes for MSFKPIQKLAVTRTLSSGEQVAVGVLAQNRHGVFFQYADSYLQQFGNLSPFTLQANTQVQAAPKAPHQGVHGVFGDCLPDGWGMLLQDRIFRQKGILPNQLTAMDRLAFVGDKGMGALSFSPVSEFSAATHADIDLATLGLEAQTLFDSSMSDYIDDNHDELDGHTQQVLAALVAGGSSGGARPKAQIYMPAGETQHCRTFAQLGDEAWLVKFTSKNLALGHEEGLCEAVYLQMAELAKCQPPQWQLIEAPPTSGASAWLALKRFDYVTEQADLGRKRSAGRLHMHSACGLLDADFRTPSLDYIDLIKASRQLCKSPAAGQLQFRRAVFNLLSSNQDDHSKNWAFLQADDGQWDPAPFYDVTYSPHPFNEHATAFGGYGKAPPLKVMQKLATSAGFANWHDARQVIEEVAEAISQFTYLAQQQGISKTTVSAIAKTLDQRKQENAALFQ